The region CGTAGGGCAGACTTCTCGGCATCAGAGCGTGGGCGGCGGGTGCCGGGGAGGGCCCCGCCGCTCATTGCGTCTCCCCCCGGGTGTCAGTGACCGGTGTGACTTTTCCACCGCCGATGCGCCCCGCCGGTTGCCTTAACCTTCGGTAAGGCATGCTGTGCCGAACTCCATCGCCGCCCGTCGGAGGGGACCAGGATGCAGTTCGGCCGCTACTACGAGGAGTTCGAGGTCGGCGCGGTCTACCGGCACTGGCCGGGCAAGACCGTCACCGAGTACGACGACCACCTCTTCTGCCTGCTCACCATGAACCACCACCCGCTGCACATGGACGCGCACTACGCCGAGACGGCCAGCCAGTTCAAGCGCAACGTGGTGGTCGGCAACTACATCTACTCCCTGCTGCTCGGCATGTCGGTGCCCGACGTGAGTGGAAAGGCCATCGCCAACCTGGAGGTCGAGTCGCTGCGGCACGTAGCGCCGACCTTCCACGGCGACACCATCTACGGCGAGACAACGGTGCTGGACAAGCGCGAGTCCGGCTCCAAGCCCGACCGTGGGGTGGTGTCGGTGGAGACCCGCGGCTACAACCAGGACGGCACCATGGTCTGCGTCTTCCGGCGCAAGGTCATGGTCCCCAAGCGGGAGTACGCGGCCGCCGCCGTCCCCGACGGGGTGGATCCCGAGCGGCCCAGCTTCCCCGAGCCACGGTGAGCGGCGCGGCGGGCTGACCGCCCTCGGACGCCGGGCCCCTTCCCGCAGCGCGTTTGCCGCGGAAGGGGCCCTTCTCCCGTTCTCGGGGCATATGCTGACGCCGGAGGTTCCGATGAGCCACTCCGTTGCCGGAGAGCCGTCCTCTGCCGGCCGCCGAGCCGCGTCGTCGACCACGGCTGCCTATTCCGCCGCCGAGTGGGACCTGCTCACCAGCCTTCCCGGTCGGGTTCTCGTCGCCGCCGCCACCTCGGGACCGGGGCGCGCCGAACGGGGGGTCATGGCCGGCCTCGCCGGTCTGGACGCCGTGGCCGCAGGCCGAGCCTTCGACAGCGATCTCGTCCGTGCGGTGGTCGCCGCGATCTACGCCCGGCACGACGCCACCCCGCAGCCCACCGAGCAGCTCACCGATCTGGTGGACCTGTTGGCCGGCTGCCGGGCGGCGAACCGGGTCCTACGCCGGCGCGCCGACCCTGCCGACTCGGCCGCGTACCGCCAGTGGGTGCAGTCGGTAGCGGCCCGGGTGTGCCGCGCGGTGCCCAACCCCGGCGAAGGTCGGGTGGACCACCTGGCCACCCCGGCGGACCGGCGCTTCCTGAAGCGGCTCGGCGCCGCGCTTGGGCTGTGCTGATCCGGCAGGTCGTCGCGGCGGGCGCCGACGTGGTCCGTACCCTCTGATGACCGTGACCGAAGACCAGCTTGAGGTGGGTGTGGGCCCCTGGCCGGGGGACCCGCCGGACGACCCGCGTTACGACAGGCAGTTGCTGGCCGAGGGGGACCGGCGCAACGTCGTCGACCGCTACCGCTACTGGCGGCGCGAGGCGATCGTCGCCGACCTGGACCAGCGCCGGCACGGTTTCCACGTCGCCATCGAGAACTGGCAGCACGACTTCAACATTGGCACGGTGGTCCGCAACGCCAACGCGTTCAACGCCGCCGAGGTGCACATCGTCGGGCGGCGACGGTGGAACCGGCGTGGCGCGATGGTGACCGATCGCTACCAGCACGTGCGGCACCACGAGACGATCGAGGAGTTCGTGGCCTGGGCCGCCGAGCGTCGACTTCCGGTGTTCGGCATCGACAACCTGCCCGGGTCGCGTCCGCTGGAGACCGGCGCTCTTCCCCGGGACTGCGTCCTGCTGTTCGGCCAGGAGGGGCCCGGGCTCTCCGCGCCGGCCCGAGCGGCGTGCGACCAGCTCTACTCCATCGCCCAGTACGGCTCGACGAGGTCGATCAACGCCGGTGTGGCCAGCGGTATCGCCATGCACGCCTGGATTCGCGCGCACGCCGGGCCGCCGCCGGACTGAACCGCGCCCCGGACGCCGAATTGGACGTTCCCGCTTGACGTGCCATCGGTATGGGGTGACGGTGGGGATGTGAGTGTCGCGGTGAGTTGTCCGAGATGCGGGGGCCCGGTACGGGCGCCGGATCTGATGCACACCGACTCGAGATGCGTGCGCTGCGGCCCCGTGCCGCCGCTGCACGTGCCCGAGCACATCGGAGCGGACATCGTGGCGAGCGTGGTGGAACGGATCACCGCGACCGCGGATCCGCCGGGAACGCCGCTGTGGTGCCCCTGGCCGTTGCCACCGGGCTGGACGCTCACCGGCGTGGCGTACGCCGGGGACGACCGGACGGGAGTGCGGGCGACAGCGGTGGCCTGCGCGGGCCCGGCACCCCTCGGCGGTGGCCCGGCCGACCTGGTCTTCGTGGCCGAGGAGCCGGGCGTCGGGCTGGGCACCCGGCTCGCCGGACTGGCCGGGCCGGACCCGGGACCGGAGTTGGCCGACGCGTTGACCGACCCGGGGCCAGGTCATCCCGACCACGTCGGGCAGGCCAAGATCAGAGTCGCCGGGCACCCCACTCCACTGTGGTTGGTGAATTCTCCGACAGATCGAAGCGCGTACGCAGGCGAGGCTCGGGGAATGTGGCTCCATGCGATAGCCTGGCCGGCGAGTGCGGGTCACCTGCTCGCGGAAGACGTCGTGCTGCACGACCTGACCGAGTGGACTCCGCCCGAGCTCGTGTACGGCGCACCGTCCCCGTACTTACCCGGGAGGCCTTGACAAGTCTCCCGGTTTGACGGAGAACGGACGCAGATATTCACTGTACGACACCACACTGATACTCTGGGTGCCGCTGCGGTAATGGGACCCGGCGCCGCGCGAGAGGATGGCCCGCCATGGTCAAGAAGGTCCTCACCTGGGCCGGAATCGCATTCTTGATCTTCTTCGTCGCCTACCGGCCAAACTCTGCGGCTGATGTCTTCAAGTCGCTCGGCGGCGGGATCATGGATATTGCGCAGGGGTTCGGCGACTTCTTCACCAGTCTCGTCGCCTAGCCGCCGATGGGTAGCCCCTCCGGTCCACCCTTCGACCCGGACGACCCCGACCGGGAGCGCCGCGAGCGCGACACCGAGCCGATCCCGCGGATCGGGCCCGATGACGGCCCGGGCTACGGGGCCGGGCCGAGCCTGTCCGACGGTCCGTCCCTTTCGGACGACGTCGGCTATGGCGACGGGCCCGGCTATGCCGGCCAGGGTCGTTCCGGTCGGGCGTGGATCCGTGATCCGGAGGCTGGCTACCAGCCGCCGCAGATCTCCGAGGACGAGCTGGCCGGGTTGCGCGCCGACGCGACCGGAGCGACTCCCCGGCGGGTGCTACCCCTGGAGGACGAGCCGAGTTCGCTGGTCGCCCGCTACCTCTTCCCTACCGAACGCTACCGGGGTGAGTGGAAGCGGCACTGGATCCACCTCACCACCCCGCTGTTGATCGGCATCGCGGCGACCTTCGTGCTCGGCTACCTCTCCGGCTTCCTCGCCGGGCAGAACGTGGGGGCGCTGACCACCATCGCCGTGCTGCTCTGGTTCGCCGTGATGGGCTGGGTGGCGTGGAAGGTCGCGGACTGGTGGTATGACCGTTTTATCTTGACCAACAAGCGGGTCATGGTGGTCAACGGCATCATCACCCGTCGGGTCGCGATGATGCCGCTGGTCCGGGTCACCGACATGAAGTACGAGCAGACCCCGACCGGGCGAGCGCTCAACTACGGCACCTTCGTGTTGGAGTCCGCCGGCCAGGAGCAGGCGCTCCGCGAGATCAAGAACCTACCCAACCCGAACGAGCTCTACCTGCGCGTCGTCGAGGAGATGTACGAGCCGCAGGCAGTCGAGGCGCGGCTCGGCAAGGAAGCCGACGAAGCCAAGGCCGACGACGGGGCGTGAAGGTTTTCGACCGAACATCGGAGTAAGTGCGCACCTTTCGTCATGGACCGGAACGCCTCTGACGTGGCACTCTGCCAGGACGACCGGGGTGTGGAGGTGGGCGGTGACGAGCAGGGACTCGTTGGAGGAGCAGTTCCGCGAGTTCGTCGCGGCCCGCTCCGCCGCGCTCCTACGCACCGCTTATCTGCTCACCGGCGACTGGGCCACGGCGGAGGATCTGCTCCAGACGGCGCTGACCAAGACCTACCTGGCGTGGAAGCGGCTCGGCGGAATCGAGGCCGTCGAACCGTACGCCCGACGTGTGATGGTCAACACATCCACGAGCTGGTGGCGGCGGCGCTGGCATGGTGAACGCCCGACCGAGGTGCTGCCCGAACGGGCCGGGATCGACGAGATCGAGCAGCAGCTCGACCGTGACCTGCTCTGGCGGCATCTGCGGCAGTTGCCCAACCGGCAGCGGGCGGTGTTGGTGTTGCGCTACTACGAGGACATGTCGGAGGCGCAGACCGCCGCGATGCTGGACATCTCACCGGGCACGGTGAAGAGCCAGACGTCCCGAGCCCTGGCCACGCTGCGTCGGCGGATGGGAGCCGACGCAGCCGACCTCCCCGCCGCAGCCGGCGCCGCCGGTCGGTCGGCGGCTGCTGCCGGTCGGCCGACCGCATCCGGTGCCGTTCGGCCAGCCGGCTCGGGCGTCCCAGACGGGCGGCTCCCGGCCACCAGTGCGACGCCCCGCCCCCGGCAGACGACCGGCCGGGTAGCACCCCGCCCGGCCACACCCCGCCCGGCCACACCCCGCCCGGCCACACCCCGCCCGGTCGTCCCGCAGGTCGTGTTGCCCACCGCCCCGGCGGCCGTGCCCGTCGGCACCGGCTCCGGGGAGCAGCAGTGAGCGGATCGCCAGGCCGACCCGACAACCTGCGGGCCGGGCCGAGGCGTTCATACGAGGTGCGGCCAGACGAGCTGGAAGGTGCGGTGCGGGAGAGTCTCTCGCACCAGGTGGCCCTTGCCCGCCCGCTGAGCGCCGACCCCGCTGGCCAGGCGATTCGACGCGCGAACCGGATCCGGCGTCGGCGCACAGGTGCCGGGCTCGCGCTCGCGGCGGCCGTCACCGTGCTGCTGGGCGCCGGCATGGTTCAACTCGGCGCGGGGACCGGGCGGGACGGCGCACCGATCGCGGTGATCGGTGATCCGGACCGGCCCAACCGGCCGGTCCCGACGGCGAGCGTTCCAGGTGCCGAAACCTCGCCCGGGACGTCCGCCTCCCTGGTGGTGAGCGAGACGCTGGTCAACCCCGATGGGCAGCGGCTGGTGTTGCGCGACATCGGGCCGGCCGAGCACGCGCAGCTCCTGCCCGGCGGAGGCGGTTGGTTGGTGGTCAGCACGCCGACCACCGCCGGCCGATCCCTCTGGGTGGTGCAGAACGACGGCCTGGTGCAGGTGCTGCTCGCCGGGGCAGGCCCGATCGTCCTGGCACCGGACAGTCGACAGGTCGCCTGGCGCGACGGCAGCGACCTGATCGTGGCGGGGGTGGTCGGCGCCCAGCTCATCGGCGCGGCGCGCACCCCGGTGCCCGCAGCCGCCGAGCCCGTCCGGTTCGTCGGTGACAGCGTGCTGGTCCGGCTCGACCCCGAGAGTGCCGGTCACACCCTCTGGCGGCCGGGCACCGGGCAGATGCCCGCGGCCGTCGACCGGCAGACCCTCAACGTCTACGGAGCGCTGCCCGACGGGCGACTGGTCGGTCAGACCGTCGCGACCGACCCCGGCGGGACCTGCCTGGCCGTACTCGCCCCGACGCGTTACCTGAAGCCGGTGGAGTCCGGCTGTGGTGCGGACCTGAGCCAGGACGGCATCGGTGGGGTCTCCGCCGACGGGCG is a window of Micromonospora sp. WMMD961 DNA encoding:
- a CDS encoding MaoC family dehydratase, producing MQFGRYYEEFEVGAVYRHWPGKTVTEYDDHLFCLLTMNHHPLHMDAHYAETASQFKRNVVVGNYIYSLLLGMSVPDVSGKAIANLEVESLRHVAPTFHGDTIYGETTVLDKRESGSKPDRGVVSVETRGYNQDGTMVCVFRRKVMVPKREYAAAAVPDGVDPERPSFPEPR
- a CDS encoding RNA methyltransferase codes for the protein MTEDQLEVGVGPWPGDPPDDPRYDRQLLAEGDRRNVVDRYRYWRREAIVADLDQRRHGFHVAIENWQHDFNIGTVVRNANAFNAAEVHIVGRRRWNRRGAMVTDRYQHVRHHETIEEFVAWAAERRLPVFGIDNLPGSRPLETGALPRDCVLLFGQEGPGLSAPARAACDQLYSIAQYGSTRSINAGVASGIAMHAWIRAHAGPPPD
- a CDS encoding DUF6758 family protein — translated: MSCPRCGGPVRAPDLMHTDSRCVRCGPVPPLHVPEHIGADIVASVVERITATADPPGTPLWCPWPLPPGWTLTGVAYAGDDRTGVRATAVACAGPAPLGGGPADLVFVAEEPGVGLGTRLAGLAGPDPGPELADALTDPGPGHPDHVGQAKIRVAGHPTPLWLVNSPTDRSAYAGEARGMWLHAIAWPASAGHLLAEDVVLHDLTEWTPPELVYGAPSPYLPGRP
- a CDS encoding PH domain-containing protein, encoding MGSPSGPPFDPDDPDRERRERDTEPIPRIGPDDGPGYGAGPSLSDGPSLSDDVGYGDGPGYAGQGRSGRAWIRDPEAGYQPPQISEDELAGLRADATGATPRRVLPLEDEPSSLVARYLFPTERYRGEWKRHWIHLTTPLLIGIAATFVLGYLSGFLAGQNVGALTTIAVLLWFAVMGWVAWKVADWWYDRFILTNKRVMVVNGIITRRVAMMPLVRVTDMKYEQTPTGRALNYGTFVLESAGQEQALREIKNLPNPNELYLRVVEEMYEPQAVEARLGKEADEAKADDGA
- a CDS encoding SigE family RNA polymerase sigma factor, whose amino-acid sequence is MTSRDSLEEQFREFVAARSAALLRTAYLLTGDWATAEDLLQTALTKTYLAWKRLGGIEAVEPYARRVMVNTSTSWWRRRWHGERPTEVLPERAGIDEIEQQLDRDLLWRHLRQLPNRQRAVLVLRYYEDMSEAQTAAMLDISPGTVKSQTSRALATLRRRMGADAADLPAAAGAAGRSAAAAGRPTASGAVRPAGSGVPDGRLPATSATPRPRQTTGRVAPRPATPRPATPRPATPRPVVPQVVLPTAPAAVPVGTGSGEQQ